One genomic region from Vibrio cyclitrophicus encodes:
- the ndk gene encoding nucleoside-diphosphate kinase encodes MALERTFSIVKPDAVKRNLVGEIYHRIEKAGLEIIAAKMVRLTEEQASGFYAEHEGKEFFPALKEFMTSGPIMVQVLEGENAIARYRELMGKTNPEEAACGTIRADYAISMRYNSVHGSDSPESAAREIEFFFPESEICPRPAE; translated from the coding sequence ATGGCTCTAGAAAGAACGTTCTCAATTGTTAAGCCAGATGCAGTTAAGCGTAACCTTGTTGGTGAAATCTACCACCGCATCGAAAAGGCAGGCCTAGAAATTATTGCTGCTAAAATGGTTCGTCTTACTGAAGAACAAGCAAGTGGCTTCTACGCAGAACACGAAGGCAAAGAATTCTTCCCGGCTCTTAAAGAGTTTATGACTTCTGGTCCTATCATGGTTCAAGTACTTGAAGGCGAAAACGCGATTGCTCGTTACCGCGAATTGATGGGCAAAACAAACCCAGAAGAAGCAGCATGCGGCACTATCCGTGCTGACTACGCTATCAGCATGCGTTACAACTCAGTACATGGCAGTGACAGCCCTGAGTCAGCAGCTCGTGAAATCGAATTCTTCTTCCCAGAATCTGAAATTTGCCCGCGCCCAGCTGAATAA